In Venenivibrio stagnispumantis, the following are encoded in one genomic region:
- the lipB gene encoding lipoyl(octanoyl) transferase LipB, with product MDIEILDIGLVEYEKGIEFMKEKHKEATEKNKNFLILCEHYDIFTVGANEDIEKFKNLNPVKTDRGGSITFHGIGQPIFYFVFEAKNPPFFYRRVIKAFDNFFKDLDKRIFYDNKNPGFYIQNRKLASLGFRYSRGYSLHGIAVNHSVNLEKFNLINPCNLQGIKATSLINEGINIEKDILKNKVVEEILRSWKKF from the coding sequence ATGGATATTGAGATTTTAGATATAGGATTGGTTGAGTATGAAAAAGGCATTGAGTTTATGAAGGAAAAACATAAAGAAGCTACCGAGAAAAATAAAAATTTTTTAATATTATGTGAGCATTATGATATATTCACAGTTGGAGCAAATGAAGATATTGAAAAATTTAAAAATTTAAATCCGGTGAAAACAGATAGGGGTGGTTCAATCACTTTTCATGGAATAGGACAGCCTATTTTTTATTTTGTTTTTGAAGCAAAAAATCCACCATTTTTTTACAGAAGAGTAATAAAAGCTTTTGATAATTTTTTTAAAGATTTGGATAAAAGAATATTTTATGATAATAAAAATCCCGGATTTTATATACAAAATAGAAAATTGGCATCTCTTGGTTTTAGATATTCAAGAGGGTATTCTTTGCATGGCATAGCTGTAAATCATTCTGTTAATCTTGAAAAATTTAATCTTATAAATCCCTGCAATCTACAAGGAATAAAAGCTACCTCTCTAATAAATGAAGGAATAAATATAGAAAAAGATATTTTAAAAAATAAAGTTGTGGAAGAAATTTTAAGGTCGTGGAAGAAATTTTAA
- the metG gene encoding methionine--tRNA ligase, whose product MAEKFYITTPIYYVNDVPHLGHAYTTIAADVLARYKRQKGIKTFFLTGTDEHGQKIQKTAEEKGISPKELADKTHLSFKKLWQKLNIQYDRFIRTTDEDHKKAVQYIFQKCYENGDIYLAEYESWYCVGCEEFKTESEIKDLDYKCPIHLKPCEKIKEESYFFRLSKYTDILLEFYEKNPDFIQPDFRRNEVISFVKQGLKDLSVSRRRERVWWGIPVPFDENHTIYVWFDALTNYLTAVGYPDNLNEFWPADVHIVGKDILRFHAVYWPAFLISAGLEIPKKVFAHGWWTVEGHKMSKSLGNVIDPFKITDEYGVDEIRYFLLREVPFGLDGDFSKSALINRINSDLANDLGNLISRSLSMIQKFQNSVVENYTKLTDIEEEYINLYKEIYQKFDEEINNLNYSKALEYVWQFIDYLNKYIVKVEPWKLNKEKDEYLKTTLYILADGLLAISYMLKPFMPSKIEKALNMLGINQLPKDIKPLIYPAGNKIGNIEPLFPRIEIKEEQKKEEKKEVEEFITIEDFAKIKLRVGKVLEAEKVEKSDKLLKLKVSLKDEERTIVSGIAQYYKPEDLIGKKVIILANLQPRKIFGIESKGMLLAAKDSNTLRILTVDGDIEEGSYVS is encoded by the coding sequence ATGGCAGAAAAATTTTATATAACTACGCCTATATATTATGTAAATGATGTGCCTCATTTGGGGCATGCTTACACAACAATAGCTGCAGATGTTTTGGCAAGATATAAAAGACAAAAAGGAATAAAAACATTTTTCTTGACCGGAACAGATGAACACGGTCAAAAAATACAAAAAACAGCCGAAGAAAAAGGTATCTCTCCTAAAGAGCTTGCAGACAAAACCCATTTATCATTTAAAAAATTATGGCAAAAATTAAATATCCAATATGATAGATTTATAAGAACTACCGATGAAGACCACAAAAAAGCAGTGCAATATATTTTCCAAAAATGTTATGAAAATGGAGATATATATTTAGCTGAGTATGAAAGTTGGTATTGTGTAGGATGTGAAGAATTTAAAACAGAATCAGAAATAAAAGATTTAGATTATAAATGTCCTATACATCTAAAACCTTGTGAGAAAATAAAAGAAGAAAGCTATTTTTTCAGATTATCAAAATATACTGATATTCTTCTTGAGTTTTATGAAAAAAATCCGGATTTTATCCAGCCTGATTTTAGAAGAAATGAAGTAATATCTTTTGTAAAACAGGGATTAAAAGATTTATCCGTATCAAGAAGAAGAGAAAGGGTATGGTGGGGCATACCTGTTCCTTTTGATGAGAACCATACTATTTATGTTTGGTTTGATGCCCTTACAAATTATCTAACAGCAGTAGGTTATCCGGATAACTTAAATGAATTTTGGCCGGCAGATGTTCATATTGTAGGAAAAGATATTCTCAGATTTCATGCAGTTTATTGGCCTGCATTTTTAATAAGTGCTGGATTGGAAATTCCGAAAAAAGTTTTTGCCCATGGCTGGTGGACTGTGGAAGGGCATAAAATGTCCAAATCCCTTGGAAATGTTATAGACCCATTTAAGATTACAGATGAGTACGGAGTAGATGAAATTAGATATTTCTTACTAAGAGAAGTGCCTTTTGGATTAGATGGAGATTTTTCTAAATCTGCATTGATAAATCGTATAAATTCAGACCTTGCAAATGATTTAGGAAACCTTATATCAAGGTCTTTATCAATGATACAAAAATTCCAAAACTCAGTAGTAGAAAACTACACAAAACTAACAGATATAGAAGAAGAATATATAAATCTTTATAAAGAGATATATCAAAAATTTGATGAAGAAATTAATAATCTAAATTACAGCAAAGCCCTTGAATATGTATGGCAATTTATAGATTATCTAAATAAATATATAGTAAAAGTAGAACCTTGGAAATTAAACAAAGAAAAAGATGAGTATCTTAAAACAACCCTTTATATACTTGCTGATGGATTATTGGCAATATCTTATATGTTAAAACCATTTATGCCTTCTAAAATTGAAAAAGCATTAAATATGCTTGGAATAAATCAACTTCCAAAAGATATAAAGCCTCTTATTTATCCGGCAGGAAATAAGATAGGTAATATAGAGCCTTTGTTCCCAAGAATAGAGATAAAAGAAGAACAAAAAAAGGAGGAAAAGAAAGAAGTGGAAGAGTTCATAACAATAGAAGATTTTGCAAAAATAAAATTAAGAGTTGGAAAAGTTTTAGAAGCAGAAAAAGTAGAAAAATCTGATAAACTTCTAAAATTAAAAGTAAGCTTAAAAGATGAAGAAAGAACAATAGTTTCCGGTATAGCACAATATTATAAACCGGAAGATTTAATAGGAAAAAAGGTTATAATTCTTGCAAATTTACAACCAAGAAAGATTTTTGGAATAGAATCAAAAGGAATGCTACTTGCAGCAAAAGATTCCAATACATTAAGAATCTTAACAGTAGATGGAGATATAGAAGAAGGAAGCTATGTATCTTAA
- the pfkA gene encoding 6-phosphofructokinase, which produces MGKIAVLTSGGDAPGLNACIRAVVRTACYYNLEVIGIKRGYKGLIEKDFIPLSARDVAGILQKGGTILLSSREPRFHEYEYRKLAYENLKSENIEALFVIGGNGTFQAANLLAKEFDIPIIGIPKTIDNDLYGTDYTIGFDTAVNNAVEAVDKIKDTSISHERIFVVEVMGRDSGFLALEVGLATGAEITLIPEYPFPMHHIVESIISSIKKGKRFAIIILAEGVAHAKEFAETLNKHLKPYIDEDIRYTVLGYIQRGGSPTAFDRVIASKFGVFAVEHYLSGNKNFMVAYENGKLTAKPLEISFGKIKKPDLKDYQIANILSS; this is translated from the coding sequence ATGGGTAAAATCGCAGTATTGACCAGCGGGGGAGATGCGCCCGGTTTAAATGCATGTATTAGGGCAGTAGTTAGAACGGCATGCTATTATAATTTAGAAGTTATCGGTATAAAAAGAGGATATAAAGGTTTAATAGAAAAAGATTTTATACCTTTATCTGCAAGAGATGTTGCCGGAATATTGCAAAAAGGTGGAACTATACTACTTTCTTCAAGAGAGCCAAGATTTCACGAGTATGAATATAGAAAATTAGCTTATGAAAATCTAAAATCAGAAAATATAGAAGCATTATTTGTAATAGGTGGAAATGGAACATTTCAAGCAGCAAATCTCTTGGCAAAAGAGTTTGATATACCCATAATAGGAATACCAAAAACAATAGATAATGATTTGTATGGAACTGATTATACCATAGGATTTGATACTGCCGTAAATAATGCAGTGGAAGCAGTAGACAAAATAAAAGATACATCTATCTCTCATGAAAGAATATTTGTTGTGGAAGTAATGGGAAGAGATAGCGGATTCTTAGCATTGGAAGTTGGGCTTGCTACAGGGGCAGAGATAACATTAATACCGGAATATCCATTTCCTATGCATCATATTGTAGAAAGTATTATCAGCTCAATAAAAAAAGGGAAAAGATTCGCTATTATAATACTTGCAGAAGGCGTTGCCCATGCAAAAGAATTCGCAGAAACTCTAAATAAACATCTAAAACCATATATAGATGAAGATATAAGATATACGGTGCTTGGTTATATCCAGAGAGGTGGCTCTCCTACTGCATTTGATAGAGTTATTGCATCTAAATTCGGTGTATTTGCAGTAGAACATTATCTTTCAGGAAACAAAAATTTTATGGTAGCCTATGAAAATGGTAAATTAACTGCTAAACCTCTTGAAATATCCTTTGGGAAGATAAAAAAACCGGATTTAAAAGATTATCAAATTGCAAATATCCTTTCTTCTTAG
- a CDS encoding SpoVG family protein has product MEITEVKIYPFDTRGIGGRIRAVAHIILDNQLIIKDIKLIQNKHGGYFISFPKKRTTSGKFVDIVEPLSKELEENIRRVIVDKYKEIMGIGD; this is encoded by the coding sequence ATGGAAATTACGGAAGTGAAAATATATCCGTTTGATACAAGAGGAATAGGTGGAAGAATTAGGGCTGTAGCTCATATTATTTTGGATAATCAGCTTATTATAAAAGATATAAAACTTATACAGAATAAACATGGTGGTTATTTTATATCATTTCCAAAGAAAAGGACTACTTCCGGTAAATTTGTTGATATTGTAGAGCCTTTATCAAAAGAACTGGAAGAAAATATAAGAAGAGTTATCGTAGATAAATACAAAGAAATTATGGGAATAGGAGATTAA